A genomic stretch from Parus major isolate Abel chromosome 28, Parus_major1.1, whole genome shotgun sequence includes:
- the LSM7 gene encoding U6 snRNA-associated Sm-like protein LSm7 → MASGGGGGGGAGKMADKEKKKKESILDLSKYIDKTIRVKFQGGREASGVLKGFDPLLNLVLDGTIEYMRDPDDQFKLTEDTRQLGLVVCRGTSVVLICPQDGMEAIPNPFIQQQDG, encoded by the exons ATGGCGAGTGGtggcggtggcggcggcggcgcggggaAGATGGCG GAtaaggagaagaagaagaaggagagCATCTTGGACCTCTCCAAGTACATCGACAAGACTATCCGGGTGAAGTTCCAGGGCGGGCGGGAAG CAAGTGGTGTCCTGAAAGGATTTGACCCTCTTCTGAACCTTGTGCTGGATGGTACCATTGAGTATATGCGAG ATCCGGATGATCAATTTAAATTAACAGAAGACACGCGTCAGCTGGGACTTGTGGTTTGCAGAGGGACTTCTGTGGTTCTCATTTGTCCACAGGATGGAATGGAAGCTATTCCAAACCCTTTCATTCAGCAGCAAGATGGCTAA
- the LOC107215531 gene encoding kelch-like protein 24: protein MEPAKEPQELGPQTEMIADTILEVGERLFQVSRRILSVHSRYFEAMFFGGARESSEQHIVIKGIDAVPFQALLDFTRTAQVLIGQENVTSLLETADFFQFDRVKLLCEKFLERELHVSNCLGLMTYSQQFAFTELYMSAMNVALTHWGDVICQEEFKALPKEVLMQLLKSDDLFISREDVVFDSIMIWIMEDPATREEEFLDLVGEVRVTFLSLSFLDILVKHSKHAGETDIFSRLIKKLDSCPPPSWQNLKLCPYAGRSYDTLYVLGGKHDKEQQELFLFQPKTGTWQACSPLQRRNLTQYAVAAVGSFLFVTGGYFRDEFVWYSVDWVLIYNCLDNCWLEGPAMKKSRNSHCAVGVGLYLYVLGGSTDEGIIPAVERMALMESEWESMSPMAQPVERGDAVSVGTRIYVVCGLDENGHVYDGVQRLNTETDSWDVISFSPLPRYDLCITSLNGALYTVGGGAFRFDVETDEWTQVNEECLTQKFFMGCSTVNGQIYLLGQRKGNSALPTVVLFDPYTDVCQVIDDKLPCPLPIHGCVSVRRFDMRA, encoded by the exons ATGGAGCCTGCAAAAgagccacaggagctgggacCTCAGACAGAAATGATTGCAGACACAATTCTTGAGGTTGGAGAGAGACTCTTCCAGGTCAGCCGTAGGATACTTTCAGTACACAGTCGATATTTTGAAGCCATGTTTTTTGGAGGAGCAAGAGAGAGCTCTGAACAGCACATAGTGATAAAAGGGATTGATGCAGTGCCTTTTCAAGCACTACTTGATTTCACTCGCACAGCCCAAGTGCTCATAGGTCAAGAAAATGTGACCAGCTTACTGgaaacagctgatttttttcagtttgacaGGGTGAAACTGTTGTGTGAGAAATTTCTGGAGAGAGAACTGCATGTTTCCAACTGCCTAGGCCTGATGACGTACTCACAGCAATTTGCCTTTACAGAATTATATATGTCTGCTATGAATGTGGCTCTCACTCACTGGGGGGATGTGATATGCCAGGAAGAATTCAAGGCATTACCCAAGGAAGTGCTGATGCAGCTCCTGAAAAGTGATGACCTCTTCATTTCAAGAGAGGATGTGGTTTTTGACAGTATTATGATTTGGATAATGGAGGACCCAGCAACAAGAGAGGAAGAATTTCTGGATTTGGTGGGCGAAGTCAGGGTCACTTTTCTGAGTTTATCCTTCCTTGATATCTTGGTGAAACACAGTAAGCATGCTGGAGAGACAGATATCTTTTCCAGACTAATAAAGAAGTTAGACAGCTGTCCCCCACCCAGCTGGCAAAATCTGAAACTGTGTCCTTATGCTGGTCGGAGCTATGACACCTTATATGTCCTGGGAGGAAAGCATGACAAGGAACAGCaagaattatttctctttcagcctAAAACAGGGACCTGGCAGGCTTGTTCTCCACTGCAGCGCAGGAACCTCACCCAGTATGCAGTGGCAGCAGTAG GGAGCTTCCTTTTTGTGACAGGAGGGTATTTCCGGGATGAGTTTGTGTGGTACAGTGTGGATTGGGTGCTTATCTACAACTGCTTGGACAATTGCTGGCTGGAAGGGCCAGCCATGAAGAAGTCCCGCAATAGCCACTGTGCAGTAGGAGTAGGGCTGTACCTGTATGTTCTCGGAGGGAGCACAGATGAGGGGATAATCCCAGCAGTGGAGCGTATGGCTTTGATGGAGTCAGAATGGGAAAGCATGAGTCCTATGGCTCAGCCTGTGGAGAGAGGCGATGCGGTCAGTGTGGGAACCAGGATCTACGTGGTCTGTGGCCTGGATGAGAATGGACATGTATATGATGGAGTGCAAAGGCTGAACACGGAGACAGACAGCTGGGATGTCATCTCATTCTCCCCTCTTCCAAG GTATGACCTCTGCATCACATCCCTGAATGGGGCTCTGTACACTGTAGGAGGGGGAGCTTTTAGATTTGATGTGGAGACAGATGAATGGACCCAGGTGAATGAGGAATGCTTGACCCAGAAGTTCTTCATGGGATGCAGCACTGTGAATGGACAAATTTATCTCCTTGgacagaggaagggaaataGTGCCCTCCCCACTGTAGTCCTCTTTGATCCCTACACTGATGTGTGCCAGGTCATAGATGACAAACTCCCTTGCCCCCTTCCTATCCATGGCTGTGTCTCTGTGCGAAGATTTGATATGCGGGCATGA